A single region of the Stenotrophomonas sp. Marseille-Q4652 genome encodes:
- a CDS encoding fumarylacetoacetate hydrolase family protein — MKLGSLKEGGRDGTLIVVSRDLSRGVRATGIAPTLQRALEDWSNVAPRLNALYQSLNDGEAEGAFDVDMQALAAPLPRAYEFVDGSAYLPHVERVRRARGAEVPESFYTDPLMYQATSAGFYGPRDAVKVTSEDYGIDLEAEIVVVTDDVPMAVTPEQAAGHIQLVGLVNDVSLRNLIPGELAKGFGFLQSKPRSALSPVFVTPDELGDAWRDSKVHLPLLTHINGKWFGAPEAGVDMQFNFAQLVAHAAKTRPLSAGAIVGSGTIANEDTGKGASCFAEQRTVETLRDGKPSTPFMSFGDTVRIEMLDRDGNSIFGAIEQRIEQAPTP; from the coding sequence ATGAAGCTTGGCTCCCTGAAGGAAGGCGGCCGCGACGGCACGCTGATCGTCGTTTCCCGTGACCTCTCCCGCGGCGTACGCGCCACCGGCATCGCGCCGACCCTGCAGCGCGCGCTGGAGGACTGGAGCAACGTGGCCCCGCGCCTGAACGCGCTGTACCAGTCGCTCAACGACGGTGAAGCCGAGGGCGCGTTCGACGTGGACATGCAGGCGCTGGCCGCGCCGCTGCCGCGTGCCTACGAGTTCGTCGACGGCAGCGCCTACCTGCCGCACGTGGAGCGCGTGCGCCGCGCCCGCGGCGCCGAGGTGCCGGAAAGCTTCTACACCGACCCGCTGATGTACCAGGCCACCAGCGCCGGCTTCTACGGCCCGCGCGATGCGGTCAAGGTGACCAGCGAGGACTATGGCATCGACCTGGAAGCCGAGATCGTGGTGGTCACCGACGACGTGCCTATGGCCGTCACCCCGGAGCAGGCCGCTGGCCACATCCAGCTGGTCGGCCTGGTCAACGACGTCTCGCTGCGCAACCTGATCCCGGGCGAGCTGGCCAAGGGTTTCGGCTTCCTGCAGTCCAAGCCGCGCTCGGCGCTGAGCCCGGTGTTCGTCACCCCTGACGAGCTGGGCGATGCCTGGCGCGACAGCAAGGTGCACCTGCCGCTGCTGACCCACATCAACGGCAAGTGGTTCGGCGCGCCGGAAGCCGGCGTGGACATGCAGTTCAACTTCGCCCAGCTGGTGGCCCACGCCGCGAAGACGCGCCCGCTGTCGGCCGGCGCGATCGTCGGCTCGGGCACCATTGCCAACGAGGACACCGGCAAGGGCGCCTCCTGCTTTGCCGAGCAGCGCACCGTGGAAACCCTGCGCGACGGCAAGCCCAGCACGCCCTTCATGAGCTTCGGCGACACCGTGCGGATCGAGATGCTCGACCGCGACGGCAACAGCATCTTCGGTGCGATCGAGCAGCGCATCGAGCAGGCGCCCACGCCCTGA
- a CDS encoding DEAD/DEAH box helicase: protein MSFESLGLAPFLLRALAEQGYENPTPIQEQAIPLALDGRDLLAGAQTGTGKTAAFGLPLLQHLGTSPQPVGPGPRKPRALVLAPTRELATQVHDSLRGYSKYLRIPSACIYGGVGMGNQLDVLRRGVDLLVACPGRLIDHLERRSIDLSGVEILVLDEADRMLDMGFLPSIKRILAKLPRQNRQTLLFSATFAEPIKALAMEFMRNPEQIQVTPKNTVAETITHKVHPVDGARKRELLLHLLAEDSRVQTLVFAKTKHGSDKLATFLEKSGIKTAAIHGNKSQGQRLRALGDFKAGRVTVLVATDIAARGIDINELPKVINYDLPMVPEDYVHRIGRTGRNGATGEAISLVAQDEAKLLRQIVRLLGTDMEIRDVPGFVPQTPIRWGNSAPGKAEVPGGERAPRRGNGGRPGGNGGNRNGQPGQRRSAHAGQPGSPRGDGNGARREGQRQGAPRRGGGGGRGPRTAG, encoded by the coding sequence ATGTCGTTTGAATCCCTGGGCCTTGCGCCCTTCCTGCTGCGTGCGCTCGCCGAGCAGGGCTACGAAAACCCCACCCCGATCCAGGAGCAGGCGATCCCGCTGGCCCTGGATGGTCGCGACCTGCTGGCCGGCGCACAGACCGGTACCGGCAAGACCGCCGCCTTCGGCCTGCCGCTGCTGCAGCACCTGGGCACCTCGCCGCAGCCGGTTGGCCCGGGTCCGCGCAAGCCGCGCGCCTTGGTGCTGGCCCCGACCCGCGAACTGGCCACCCAGGTGCATGACAGCCTGCGCGGCTACAGCAAGTACCTGCGCATCCCCAGCGCCTGCATTTACGGCGGCGTCGGCATGGGCAACCAGCTGGACGTCCTGCGCCGCGGCGTGGACCTGCTGGTCGCCTGCCCGGGCCGCCTGATCGACCACCTGGAGCGTCGCTCGATCGACCTGTCCGGCGTGGAGATCCTGGTGCTGGATGAGGCCGACCGCATGCTCGACATGGGCTTCCTGCCCTCGATCAAGCGCATCCTCGCCAAGCTGCCGCGGCAGAACCGCCAGACCCTGCTGTTCTCGGCCACCTTCGCCGAGCCGATCAAGGCCCTGGCGATGGAGTTCATGCGCAACCCGGAGCAGATCCAGGTCACGCCGAAGAACACCGTGGCCGAGACCATCACCCACAAGGTGCATCCGGTCGACGGCGCCCGCAAGCGCGAACTGCTGCTGCACCTGCTGGCCGAGGATTCCCGCGTGCAGACGCTGGTGTTCGCCAAGACCAAGCACGGCAGCGACAAGCTGGCCACGTTCCTGGAAAAGAGCGGCATCAAGACCGCGGCCATCCACGGCAACAAGAGCCAGGGCCAGCGCCTGCGTGCGCTGGGTGACTTCAAGGCCGGTCGCGTGACCGTGCTGGTGGCCACCGACATCGCCGCGCGCGGCATCGACATCAACGAGCTGCCGAAGGTCATCAACTACGACCTGCCGATGGTGCCGGAGGACTACGTGCACCGCATCGGCCGTACCGGCCGCAATGGCGCCACCGGCGAGGCGATCTCGCTGGTCGCCCAGGACGAGGCCAAGCTGCTGCGCCAGATCGTGCGCCTGCTCGGTACCGACATGGAGATCCGCGACGTGCCGGGCTTCGTTCCGCAGACGCCGATCCGCTGGGGCAACAGCGCCCCGGGCAAGGCCGAGGTACCGGGTGGCGAGCGCGCTCCGCGTCGCGGCAACGGCGGTCGTCCAGGCGGCAACGGCGGCAACCGCAACGGCCAGCCGGGCCAGCGCCGCAGTGCGCATGCCGGCCAGCCGGGCAGCCCGCGCGGTGACGGCAACGGTGCCCGCCGCGAAGGCCAGCGCCAGGGCGCCCCGCGCCGCGGCGGTGGTGGCGGTCGCGGTCCGCGCACCGCGGGCTGA
- a CDS encoding phasin family protein produces the protein MSAQFNEAFSSYTQQFAAAATRANRLALETAESAFGVQLKTFEKNATATAGFLGEVVEAGNDGYSELLPKGLQLARDNLERLATASQEVLGLGLKTSEALGELVRSPAATGKTRKAR, from the coding sequence ATGTCCGCCCAGTTCAACGAAGCCTTCAGCAGCTACACCCAGCAGTTCGCCGCTGCCGCCACCCGGGCCAACCGCCTGGCGCTGGAAACGGCCGAAAGTGCCTTTGGCGTGCAGTTGAAGACCTTCGAGAAGAACGCCACTGCCACTGCCGGATTCCTCGGCGAGGTAGTCGAAGCGGGCAATGACGGTTACAGCGAGCTGCTGCCCAAGGGCCTGCAGCTTGCCCGTGACAACCTCGAGCGCCTGGCCACGGCCAGCCAAGAGGTGCTGGGACTGGGCCTGAAGACCAGCGAGGCGCTGGGCGAATTGGTCCGCTCCCCGGCCGCGACCGGGAAAACACGCAAGGCGCGTTGA
- the maiA gene encoding maleylacetoacetate isomerase, with translation MDEALLLYSYWRSSAAYRVRIGLNLKSLPYRMQPVHLVRDGGQQHAADYAALNPQELVPTLCHGEIVLRQSLAILEYVDEVWPQPALLPADAAGRARVRALAQLVACDIHPLNNLRVLQFFDGTWHVPQSEREDWVVHWMQTGFAALEQLLVSPATGTFCHGETPTLADCCLVPQLYNARRFAVDLSPYPTLRRIEQACLALPAFDTARPENQPDAA, from the coding sequence ATGGATGAAGCACTGCTGCTTTACAGCTACTGGCGCTCCAGCGCCGCCTACCGCGTGCGCATCGGCCTGAACCTGAAGTCGCTGCCGTACCGGATGCAGCCGGTCCACCTGGTGCGCGATGGTGGCCAGCAGCATGCCGCCGACTACGCCGCGCTCAATCCGCAGGAACTGGTGCCGACGCTGTGCCACGGCGAGATCGTGCTGCGGCAGTCGCTGGCCATCCTGGAATACGTGGACGAGGTCTGGCCGCAGCCGGCGCTGCTGCCGGCCGACGCCGCCGGTCGCGCCCGCGTGCGCGCGCTGGCGCAGCTGGTGGCCTGCGACATCCATCCGCTCAACAACCTGCGCGTGCTGCAGTTCTTCGACGGCACCTGGCACGTGCCGCAGTCCGAGCGCGAGGACTGGGTGGTGCACTGGATGCAGACCGGTTTCGCCGCGCTGGAGCAGTTGCTGGTCTCGCCCGCAACTGGCACGTTCTGCCACGGCGAAACACCCACGCTGGCCGACTGCTGCCTGGTGCCGCAGCTGTACAACGCCCGTCGCTTCGCCGTGGACCTGTCGCCGTATCCGACCCTGCGGCGGATCGAGCAGGCCTGCCTGGCGCTGCCGGCCTTCGACACCGCGCGTCCGGAAAACCAGCCCGACGCGGCCTGA
- a CDS encoding M14 family zinc carboxypeptidase, with the protein MAFAASPANAQNSYYFPSAQQFDAAIPSPEQFLGYPIGSRYTRHDQLVAYFTELARVSDHVQVERIGQSYEGRPLLIVTVTSPGNHARKAQIAAQRQSVVDPAQPALGSDAPAVVWLGYSVHGNETSSAEAAMLTAYYLAANRDAGTARWLDEAVVVIDPAQNPDGRDRAANWHNAWGGSPASPDPADKEHVEPFPQGRVNHYFTDLNRDWLALAQADSWPKVEHFHRWYPNIQIDFHEMGKDSTYYFEPSPRSMESPLLPSSSYEANHWLARFHAQALDDIGSLYYTGENFDNFSPIYGSTYPDFHGAVGVTVEQASSRGLVQESVNGPLHFNFTIRNQVATGLASVRGAVEDKARLVALQKDFFRSALKQGEAYPVRDWVFGDANDSTLTRRLLAVLLQHRIEVHTLERAVEVDGKRFEPGSAYVVPARQAQFRLAHAIFEFTPPVKGDVFYSGTSYAVAPAYGLRYAASKGKLPSGARVAEVPAGSGGIAGGKARYAYVVDARDFGSYRLVGGLLGEGIRLRSAHRPFTAATTQGEREFGHGTVIVPVAGQELDAAALHARVDAIARQAGVTVHVLDSGHSRGGIDLGSDNVKPLRKPAVALLVGEGVAATEIGSAWYALDHALGLPSTRLDLSQLASADLTRYTSIVLSGGRYDAVPEAAVAALKRWIAAGGSLVTYGSGARWAIDKGLVEAKLRQGSEDQPERMDFGTLRDVFALGRVSGNILSADIDTTHPLGFGVQQRRFWVNKESGLVFEPGKNPFLNVVRIDAEPVVNGYLAEDKRQRVAGSSYLQVVPTGSGNVVLFADDPAHRKYWHGSERLLLNAVLQANHLNPPRQRGE; encoded by the coding sequence GTGGCCTTCGCCGCGTCCCCGGCAAATGCACAGAACAGCTATTACTTTCCTTCCGCGCAGCAGTTCGATGCGGCGATCCCGAGCCCGGAGCAGTTCCTGGGCTATCCGATCGGCAGCCGCTATACCCGCCACGACCAGCTGGTGGCCTACTTCACCGAGCTGGCGCGGGTCTCCGACCACGTGCAGGTCGAGCGTATCGGCCAGAGCTACGAGGGGCGGCCGCTGCTGATCGTCACCGTCACCTCGCCGGGCAACCATGCGCGCAAGGCGCAGATTGCCGCGCAACGGCAGAGCGTGGTGGATCCGGCGCAGCCGGCGCTGGGCAGCGATGCGCCAGCGGTGGTCTGGCTGGGCTACAGCGTGCACGGCAACGAGACCTCCAGCGCCGAGGCGGCAATGCTCACCGCCTATTACCTGGCCGCCAACCGCGACGCCGGTACCGCGCGCTGGCTGGACGAGGCGGTGGTGGTGATCGACCCGGCGCAGAACCCCGATGGCCGCGACCGCGCCGCCAACTGGCACAACGCCTGGGGAGGCAGCCCGGCTTCGCCGGATCCGGCCGACAAGGAACACGTGGAGCCGTTCCCGCAGGGACGGGTGAACCACTACTTCACCGACCTCAACCGCGACTGGCTGGCCCTGGCCCAGGCCGACAGCTGGCCCAAGGTCGAACATTTCCATCGCTGGTATCCGAACATCCAGATCGACTTCCACGAGATGGGCAAGGACAGCACCTACTACTTCGAGCCCTCGCCCAGGAGCATGGAATCGCCGCTGCTGCCCAGCTCCAGTTACGAGGCCAACCACTGGCTGGCGCGCTTCCACGCGCAGGCGCTCGATGACATCGGTTCGCTGTACTACACCGGCGAGAACTTCGACAACTTCTCGCCGATCTATGGCTCGACCTATCCCGACTTCCACGGCGCGGTCGGCGTGACCGTGGAGCAGGCGTCCTCGCGCGGGCTGGTGCAGGAGTCGGTCAACGGCCCGCTGCATTTCAACTTCACCATCCGCAACCAGGTCGCCACCGGCCTGGCCAGCGTGCGTGGCGCGGTCGAGGACAAGGCGCGGCTGGTCGCGCTGCAGAAGGACTTCTTCCGCTCGGCGCTCAAGCAGGGCGAGGCCTATCCGGTACGCGACTGGGTGTTCGGCGACGCCAACGACAGCACGCTGACCCGGCGCCTGCTGGCGGTACTGCTGCAGCACCGGATCGAGGTGCATACGCTGGAGCGCGCGGTCGAGGTCGATGGCAAGCGCTTCGAACCGGGCTCGGCCTACGTGGTGCCGGCGCGGCAGGCGCAGTTCCGCCTGGCCCATGCCATCTTCGAGTTCACCCCGCCGGTAAAGGGCGATGTGTTCTACAGCGGCACCTCCTACGCGGTGGCACCGGCCTATGGCCTGCGCTATGCCGCCAGCAAGGGCAAGCTGCCGTCGGGCGCGCGCGTGGCCGAGGTGCCTGCAGGCAGCGGCGGTATCGCTGGCGGCAAGGCGCGTTACGCCTACGTGGTGGATGCGCGCGATTTCGGCAGTTACCGGCTGGTCGGCGGGCTGCTGGGCGAGGGCATCAGGCTGCGCAGCGCGCACCGTCCGTTCACTGCGGCCACCACTCAGGGCGAGCGCGAGTTTGGCCATGGAACGGTGATAGTGCCGGTGGCTGGGCAGGAGCTTGATGCCGCCGCGCTGCACGCGCGGGTGGATGCGATTGCCCGCCAGGCCGGGGTCACCGTGCACGTGCTGGACAGCGGCCACAGCCGCGGTGGCATCGACCTGGGCAGCGACAACGTCAAGCCGCTGCGCAAGCCGGCGGTCGCCTTGCTGGTGGGCGAGGGCGTGGCGGCGACCGAGATCGGTTCGGCCTGGTATGCGCTGGACCACGCACTGGGCCTGCCGTCGACCAGGCTGGACCTGAGCCAGCTGGCCAGCGCCGACCTCACGCGCTACACCTCCATCGTTCTCTCCGGCGGCCGTTACGACGCGGTGCCGGAAGCGGCGGTGGCCGCGCTCAAGCGCTGGATTGCAGCCGGCGGCTCGCTGGTCACCTACGGCAGCGGCGCGCGCTGGGCGATCGACAAGGGCCTGGTCGAGGCGAAGCTGCGCCAGGGCAGCGAGGACCAGCCCGAGCGCATGGATTTCGGCACGCTGCGCGACGTGTTCGCGCTGGGCCGGGTCAGCGGCAACATCCTCAGCGCCGACATCGACACCACCCATCCGCTGGGCTTTGGCGTGCAGCAACGCCGGTTCTGGGTGAACAAGGAGAGCGGGCTGGTATTCGAGCCGGGAAAGAACCCGTTCCTCAACGTCGTGCGTATCGACGCCGAGCCGGTGGTCAACGGCTACCTTGCCGAGGACAAGCGCCAGCGCGTGGCCGGTTCCAGCTACCTGCAGGTGGTGCCCACCGGCAGCGGCAACGTGGTGCTGTTCGCCGACGATCCGGCGCACCGCAAGTACTGGCATGGCAGCGAGCGCCTGCTGCTCAATGCGGTACTGCAGGCCAACCACCTCAACCCGCCTCGCCAGCGCGGTGAATGA
- the queD gene encoding 6-carboxytetrahydropterin synthase QueD, protein MEIFKDFTLEAAHRLPNVPPGHKCARLHGHSFRVRIEVAGEPGPDTGWIMDFGDLKAAFQPLYDQLDHHYLNDIPGLENPTSEVLAMWIWDRLKPALPQLSEVTVHETCTSGCRYRG, encoded by the coding sequence ATGGAAATCTTCAAAGACTTCACCCTGGAAGCGGCCCACCGCCTGCCCAATGTCCCGCCGGGCCACAAGTGCGCGCGGCTGCACGGCCATTCGTTCCGCGTGCGCATCGAGGTGGCCGGCGAACCCGGCCCGGACACCGGCTGGATCATGGACTTCGGCGACCTCAAGGCCGCCTTCCAGCCGCTGTACGACCAGCTCGACCACCACTACCTCAATGACATCCCGGGGCTGGAGAACCCGACCAGCGAGGTGCTGGCGATGTGGATCTGGGACCGGCTGAAGCCGGCGCTGCCGCAACTGAGCGAGGTGACCGTGCACGAAACCTGCACCTCGGGCTGCCGCTACCGCGGCTGA
- a CDS encoding TonB-dependent receptor yields MFNKTTLSAALSAALATSSPAFAETAAPADGSKTLAAVQVTGSNIKRTETEGANPVQVISQEQIAESGKLTVADLLRSISANTGNSTNETTNNGWSSGAAGIGLRGLSTKNTLILLNGRRLANYGFPNGGLSDTFVNLNALPLVAVERIEVLKDGASAVYGSDAVAGVVNIITRQSFEGAEIGGSIGRSGEGDMDTQTVKFVGGIGDLDEDGYNILVSLEGYNRDRLDHSQRGLTASGDYSHLPGGTRSGWSAKGARFLVGGVSVPFLDADGNCPDGTVLTASAPIDGRAGDTCAYNLNDYSTLIPSTKRWQAYVNGTFRLNDSVDAFGEVLYSDIKGTSWFGSSPYFTLESGRFALNADTGLAEPIPAILPASNPYNPYGRDVSLEYTFFNLGPTFKTNRSTALRGVGGLRGKGEVWDWEVAAFGASSRERETVSGGFANRWALADALATGSYNLVDPAATPQSVIDSIALSTLRPADSKLYGVDAKATRTLAELEHGSVGFAAGYEFRHEKLDSWNPWQIDAGLQIRPAIAEVHGERDVHAVYAEVVAPLARGLEVDAAVRGDHYDDFGNAVSPKLGVRWQPTDWVLLRASASRGFRAPSLSENSNSTMISYTTSGVIDPYDPDQPGGRVSPTFFTIGNTDLEPEKTRSFNAGVVFSPGANTSLSVDWYRIKVDNVIGSGNTTTIIERNDPADVVRDANGKLQAVYNRYQNLSELQTSGVDVELRQRWATENAGTFTLGSALTYVIDYKRPQVIGGPLVDYAGSNRGATLPDTKATTTLDWSVGDWRTALTWYYTGGYDQQGSAAARAVQKEVASYSQFDLYLGYAGFEGWNLYAKVQNLADREPPFDATYPGIRAPYDFSQYDLRGRYFTVGFDYRF; encoded by the coding sequence ATGTTCAACAAGACCACCCTCTCGGCCGCATTGAGCGCGGCCCTGGCCACTTCATCCCCCGCTTTCGCCGAAACCGCTGCTCCTGCCGACGGCAGCAAGACCCTGGCGGCCGTGCAGGTCACCGGCTCCAACATCAAACGCACCGAAACCGAGGGCGCCAACCCGGTGCAGGTGATCAGCCAGGAGCAGATCGCCGAATCGGGCAAGCTCACCGTCGCCGACCTGCTGCGCTCGATCTCGGCCAACACCGGCAACTCGACCAACGAGACCACCAACAACGGCTGGTCCTCTGGCGCCGCCGGCATCGGCCTGCGCGGGCTGAGCACCAAGAACACGCTGATCCTGCTCAACGGCCGCCGCCTGGCCAATTACGGCTTCCCCAACGGCGGCCTGTCGGACACCTTCGTCAACCTCAACGCGCTGCCGCTGGTGGCGGTCGAGCGCATCGAGGTGCTCAAGGACGGCGCCAGCGCGGTGTATGGCTCGGACGCGGTGGCCGGCGTGGTCAACATCATCACCCGGCAAAGCTTCGAAGGGGCCGAGATCGGTGGCAGCATCGGGCGCTCGGGCGAGGGCGACATGGACACGCAGACCGTCAAGTTCGTCGGCGGCATCGGCGACCTGGACGAGGACGGCTACAACATCCTGGTCTCGCTGGAGGGCTACAACCGCGACCGCCTGGATCACAGCCAGCGCGGCCTTACCGCCTCGGGCGACTACAGCCACCTGCCCGGCGGCACCCGCAGCGGCTGGTCGGCCAAGGGCGCGCGCTTCCTGGTCGGCGGCGTGTCGGTGCCGTTCCTCGATGCCGACGGCAACTGCCCGGACGGTACCGTGCTCACCGCCAGCGCGCCGATCGACGGCCGTGCCGGCGATACCTGCGCCTACAACCTCAACGACTACAGCACCCTGATTCCCTCGACCAAGCGCTGGCAGGCCTACGTCAACGGCACCTTCCGCCTCAATGACAGCGTCGATGCGTTCGGCGAGGTGCTCTACAGCGACATCAAGGGAACCTCGTGGTTCGGCTCCAGCCCGTACTTCACGCTGGAGTCCGGTCGCTTCGCGCTCAACGCCGACACCGGCCTGGCCGAACCGATCCCGGCCATCCTGCCGGCATCCAATCCGTACAACCCGTACGGCCGCGATGTGTCGCTGGAGTACACGTTCTTCAACCTCGGCCCGACCTTCAAGACCAACCGCTCCACCGCGCTGCGCGGCGTGGGTGGCCTGCGCGGCAAGGGCGAGGTGTGGGACTGGGAAGTGGCCGCGTTCGGCGCCAGCAGCCGCGAGCGCGAAACCGTGTCCGGCGGCTTCGCCAACCGCTGGGCGCTGGCCGACGCGCTGGCAACCGGCAGCTACAACCTCGTCGATCCGGCCGCGACCCCGCAGTCGGTAATCGACTCGATCGCGTTGTCCACGCTGCGTCCGGCCGATTCCAAACTGTACGGCGTCGACGCCAAGGCCACCCGCACCCTGGCCGAACTGGAGCACGGCAGCGTCGGCTTCGCCGCCGGCTACGAGTTCCGCCACGAGAAGCTCGACTCCTGGAACCCCTGGCAGATCGACGCCGGCCTGCAGATCCGCCCGGCCATCGCCGAGGTGCACGGCGAGCGCGACGTGCATGCCGTCTACGCCGAGGTCGTGGCCCCGCTGGCGCGCGGGCTGGAAGTGGACGCGGCGGTGCGCGGCGACCACTACGACGATTTCGGCAATGCGGTCTCGCCCAAGCTGGGCGTGCGCTGGCAGCCCACCGACTGGGTGCTGCTGCGCGCATCGGCCTCGCGCGGCTTCCGTGCGCCCTCGCTGTCGGAGAACTCGAACTCGACGATGATTTCCTACACAACCTCCGGTGTGATCGACCCCTACGATCCCGACCAGCCCGGCGGCCGCGTCAGCCCGACCTTCTTCACCATCGGCAACACCGATCTGGAGCCGGAGAAGACCCGCAGTTTCAACGCCGGCGTGGTGTTCTCGCCGGGTGCCAACACCTCGCTGAGCGTGGACTGGTACAGGATCAAGGTCGACAACGTGATCGGCTCGGGCAACACCACCACCATCATCGAGCGCAACGATCCGGCGGACGTGGTGCGCGATGCCAACGGCAAGCTCCAGGCCGTGTACAACCGCTACCAGAACCTGAGCGAGCTGCAGACCTCGGGCGTGGACGTGGAGCTGCGCCAGCGCTGGGCCACGGAGAACGCCGGCACTTTCACCCTGGGCAGCGCGCTGACCTACGTGATCGACTACAAGCGCCCGCAGGTGATCGGCGGACCGCTGGTGGACTACGCCGGCTCCAACCGCGGCGCCACGCTGCCCGACACCAAGGCCACCACCACGCTGGACTGGAGCGTGGGCGACTGGCGCACGGCACTGACCTGGTACTACACCGGCGGTTACGACCAACAAGGCAGCGCCGCAGCCAGGGCGGTGCAGAAGGAAGTGGCCAGCTACAGCCAGTTCGACCTGTACCTCGGTTATGCCGGCTTCGAGGGCTGGAACCTGTACGCCAAGGTGCAGAACCTGGCCGACAGGGAGCCGCCGTTCGATGCCACCTATCCGGGCATCCGCGCGCCGTACGACTTCAGCCAGTACGACCTGCGCGGCCGCTACTTCACCGTCGGCTTCGACTACCGGTTCTGA